The following DNA comes from Kryptolebias marmoratus isolate JLee-2015 linkage group LG23, ASM164957v2, whole genome shotgun sequence.
CCGGTGCACCCGACAGTTAACCTGTTCACCCAGCAGTTAACTTGTTCAATCAGCAGTTAACCTGTTCATCCTGCAGTTAACCTGTCCAACCAGCAGTTAACCTGTTTAACTAGCACTTAACCTGTTTACCCAGCAGTTTACCTGTTTACCCAGCAGTTAACCTGTCCAACCAGCAGTTAACCTGTTTAACCAGCAGTTAACATGTTCATCCAGCAGTTAACCTGTCCAACCAGCAGTTAACCTGTTTAACCAGCAGTTAACCTGTTTAACCAGCACAGATGAGATTATCTGAATGAACCAGTTGTTGATCAGTCAATAATCTGACATATTCTGGGATGAATCTTCTCTTCGACCTcctcatgtttctgtttcctgaacGTTAGACACGATTTGATCCTGAGTGACGGAACGTCGCCTGTTTCTGTTCTTCCAGAGGAACGCTCCTGACGCTGAGCAACGGGGCTTCGATAACTTGGCCTACGAGTACGGCAGCCAGAAGGAGCTCCACCCACCTCCCAAAGCCGCCTCCAGAACCACCTTCAGGCTCCCGGGCCTCACCTGGGAGCGCCGAGCCGTGGAGACCACCCTCCTCCGCCTCGGTGGGGTCCTGGCCGTCTCCTGGTCCGGACCCGGGGCTTTGCTGCAGGTGGACTACGACGCCTCGGCCACCGCAGCCGCAGACATcgccctgcagctgcagagcctCGGCTGCGCGGTGGAGGCGGCGGCGCAGCTGAAGGTGGACGGCATGCGCTGCCAGTCCTGCGTGCGGTCCATCGAGGGACGGATCGGGGGGTTGCCGGGCGTCTCGCGTGTCCAGGTGTCTCTGCAGGATGGTGTAGCCGTGATCGTCCACCAACCTTTGATCATTACACAACAGGAACTGAAAGACAAGATCGAGGACATGGGGTTCGACGCTGTCTTGTCGCCCGAGGACCCGTCCGGCGGGGACCAGAGCTGCTGGACGGAGGACTTTCTGAAGACGGTCACGCTGTGGATCGGAGGGATGACCTGCGGTTCCTGTGTTCAGTCCGTCGAAGGCAGGATCTGCGAGGTACCCGGGGTGAAGTCCGTGGTGGTATCGCTGGAGGAGAAAATGGGAGAGATAACCTTCGACCCCAGCTGGGCAGAACCGGAGCGTCTCCGAGCTCTGATCCAGGAAATGGGCTTCGACGCGTCCCTGAAAGGTACAAGGTCTCAGTGTCTGACTTTTTttgatgaaagtttttatttatttttattaaacgcTTGTAGTCGCCTTGTTTTAGAAACCGTACAGAGGAAGGgactaccacagcagattttaggaccttatctgtaaatctgacttaGTTTTAGCCGttgttgtgttggctgaggtaacctagctgtggcggccatcttgatttggggtaactccaaaggttaatgagttggGAGCCGTTCACCTTCAATGGCGGGTGATAAAAAGAACCGGTTACAGATAAATACTTCCTTTTGTTTGGTTCCTCCGTCCGTCAGAGTCCAATGGGAGCATCCGGAGTCAGGAGGACCAGAACCTTCCCGACCCGCAGTGGTCCAGCAGCGCTCCGATCAGCAACGGTTCTGGATCGCAGGTGACCCCTGCAGAAACCAAAGTCCAGAAATGTTTTATCTGTGTGACGGGAATGACCTGCGCCTCCTGCGTGGCCAACATCGAGAGGCACGTGCTCAAACACAAGGGTGAGTTCTCGGGAAGCGGGTCGGGCCTTCCTGCCCGGGTCGGACCGAATGACCCGGGCGTTTCGCTCCAACTTGCAGGAATCAGATCGGTGTTGGTGTCGCTGATGGCTGGGAAAGCCGAGGTGAAGTACGACCCAGACGTCCTGAACGCTGCTGCCGTCACTCAGCTCATCCAGGATTTGGGCTTCGGCGCCAAACTGATGGAGGACGACGCAGCGACGCACGGGGAGCTGGACCTGCTGGTGTCCGGCGTCACATGCGCCTCGTGCGTGCGCAGCATCGAGTCCAAGCTCGCCTCCACCAAAGGGATCCTCTCAGCCTCCGTCGCCCTGGCAACCAAGAAAGCCCACATCCAGTTCGACCCGGAGGTGCTCGGAGCGCGAGACATCGTCAGAGTCATTCAGGTATCGGCGGTTTAAAGTTGGCGTTCATGTCCGGCCTCGGTGACGGCTGAGACGCTCTGACCTGGTTCTCGTCACAGAGCCTCGGGTTCGAGGCCGGCCTGGAGAAGAGCGAGTTCAAGAACAACCTCGACCACACGGAGGAGATCCAACAGCAAGTAtctgttttctcaaaaaaataaaccgTTAAAGCCGAACTCTAAGGTAGAGGAGATGAACGAGCCTGGTCTCCaaacaaaaagatgtgaaaaaaaaacagaattcaaagatttgcaaataaaataaacccagaTGTTCTTCACAGTGAGACATAAGAAACACTGGCACCAGTTCGTCTCTttaaagatgttccagatgttctcctctgtgcagcatctccatcagtctgtaaacatctggacctgaggttgtcccattctgtctgtaaacatctggacctgaggttgtcccattctgtctgtaaacatctggacctgaggttgtcccattctgtctgtccaacagtcctggatgggagcagatgttgctctaaaacctggagatttCCAGacgcactaatgcacccccataccatcagagaggcaggctggatggtttggacccgtctgacctcagaacagttctccagACTCTTCAGATCTGTTGGATCTTATGGACTGGAGATGATGGGAGATTAAAGTCTTCTCagttttccattgaggaactttattctgaagttgttcctgtcagcctggtgaacctctgcccatctttacttttgacagattcagcctctaaatcctctttttatccTCACTCTTCTCACTGACCTGCTGAtaattaacctcattagttgctaaaagctcctccagatgtttccttgTTCGTACCACTTCCtgttacagctttttgttgctcctggagCAACTTTGAGTCGCTGCCATCAAACTCAAAGGTGGAACACTGTCTCAGTTTCCACATTTCAgatgtttcctgtgttccatTTCGAATCAAATACGGGTTTATGAGATCTGTGGATCATtgggttctgtttttgtttcacagaatGACCCAGGCAGCTGGATTCAGACCCAGGCAGCTGGATTCAGACCCATCATCCTTGGTTCAGGAAGTCAGGGTTTTATctccttgtgtttcctgttCTCCAGGTGGAAGAACTCCTTCCTGCTCAGCCTGGTCTTCGGCCTGCCAGTCATGGGCCTGATGATCTACATGATGGTGATGGACGGCCAGCACCAAGACCACGGAGGCTCCATGCCCGAGGAGCAGAACATCCTGCCGGGCCTCTCGCTCCTCAACCTGGCCTTTTTCCTGCTCTGCACACCTGTGCAGGTAAGGAAGAGCTTCCCGTCTGTGACTCTGTGACTCTTCTGGGGCTGATTGTACCTTTATTCCATAACGTTCCTTCGCTCAGATCTTCGGCGGACGGTACTTCTACATCCAGGCGTATCGCTCCCTGAAACACCGCGTCGCCAACATGGACGTCCTGATTGTGCTGGCCACCTCCATCGCCTACATCTACTCATGCGTGGTCCTCATCGTCGCTATGGCCGAGCGCGCCGACCAGAGTCCCGTCACGTTCTTCGACACGCCGCCGATGCTCTTCGTGTTCATCGCTCTGGGCCGGTGGCTGGAGCACGTCGCAAAGGTAGACCTCGTCGCGCCGGGGTGTCCCCGCTGTTCTCCTGGGATTGTCGGTTTTACAGGGAATAGGCGGGAAAGTTCATCTTCTCAGCCGAGCTGTTTGGGTTTCAGGCGGTAAAAAGGGACCTGAACCTTGTTGCTCTCGATTATTccagcaggaacaggaagtgcgGCCATGTAAAGTACCAGTTCCTAAAGGTTATGACGTAATTTTGCTTAAACCCTGGATGCGTTAGCTGAGTAACGTGGAGCACTTCCTGTTAGCTTCAGTGCAGCAGTGACGCTGACCAGCAGCACTCTCAGGAACGCCGCCCTGTCTTGTTTCTCCGCTTTCAGAGGAAAACCTCCGAAGCTTTGGCCAAACTCGTGTCCCTACAAGCCACTGACGCCACGGTGGTGACTTTAGGAGCCGACCACGCCGTCGTCAGGTAAAAAACGCCAACGTGACGTCGGCGGAGCGGCGGCAGCACCACGTGGTAACCTCGAGCGTTTGCCCTCTCTTCTCAGCGAGGAGCAGGTGGTGGTGGAGCTGGTCCAACGGGGCGACGTCGTGAAGGTCGCCCCCGGAGGAAGGTTCCCCGTGGACGGGAGGGTGATTGAGGGGAGCTCCATGGCGGATGAGTCCCTGATCACAGGTAGGTGAGGGGCAGACGCCGCCGGCTCGTGTTTACGAAGCTGCTCCTGCTGAGGGCGCCATCTCTGCCCGCCAGGCGAGCCGATGCCCGTCAGTAAGAAGGTGGGCAGCTTGGTGATCGCGGGCTCCATCAACGCTCACGGCGCCCTGCTGGTGGAGGCCACTCACGTCGGTCCGGACACCACTCTGTCTCAGATCGTTAAACTGGTGGAAGAAGCTCAGACGTCCAAGGTAAGAGGAGCGTTCGGCGAATCTGTGACTCAAACATCTGGACCGTGGTGAAACATCTGGTTCCTTTCTGCTCAGGCTCCCATCCAGCAGTTTGCAGACAGGCTCAGTGGTTACTTCGTCCCCTTCATCGTCCTCGTCTCTCTGCTGACGCTGGGCGCCTGGTTGGTCGTGGGGTTCCTGGACTTCGACGTGGTGAAGGAAAACTTCCCGGTAGGTCCGATCTGCCGAACGCCCTCGCAGGAAGCAGCTCCCGCACCGCCCTGACTCTCCGCCTCCTCTCAGGGTTACAACCAGAACATCTCCAAGGCCGAAGTCATCGTCCGCTTCGCCTTCCAGGCGTCCATCACCGTCCTGGCCATCGCCTGCCCCTGCTCCCTGGGGCTGGCGACCCCGACGGCGGTGATGGTGGGCACGGGGGTCGGCGCTCAGAACGGGATCCTGATCAAAGGAGGCGAGCCGCTGGAGATGGCACACAAGGCAAAACACTTTCCGTCTGAGAGCAACAAAACTGAATCCTCTTTAATTGTcacgtttttattttgactcCATCTTGTTCTGTGATCCGCCGCCAGCAGGAAGTAAAATgatctctttctgtttctgtctcagatCAGCGTGGTGATGTTCGACAAGACCGGGACGATTACAAACGGCGTGCCGCAGGTGACCCGCGTGCTGGTTCTGTGGGACGTGGCCCGCATGCCCCTCAGGAAGGTCCTGGCGCTGGTCGGGACAGCCGAGGCCAGCAGCGAGCACCCGCTGGGCGCCGCCGTCGCCAAATACTGCCGAGACGTAAGAACTTCCTGTCAGCCGAGGAGCCGAAGGAAGCCGAGAAACTGAAGCAGGACACGAGCTGAAAgctaagagaaagaaaaggctagctaaaggctaaaagtagcaaaacactattCAAAACCTTAATGTAGCCAACTATAAGCTACAtgttaaaagtagctaaaggcaagctaaaagctaaaaataactaaGTGCTAGCTAcaagcaaaaagaagcaaaatccTAGCTAAAGGCCaaaggtagcaaaatgctagctaaaagataaaactagCAAATCacatgctaaaagtagcaaaagcctagctaaaagttaaaagtaacaaattgtTAGCTGAAGGCCAAAAGTTGCTAAAAAcaagccaaaagctaaaacaacaaaatgttagcaagaagtagcaaaatgttggctaaaggctaaaagtagcaaaacactattCAAAACCTTAATGTAGTCAACTGCAAGCTACAtgttaaaagtagctaaaggcaagctaaaagctaaaaataacaaagtgctagctacaagctaaaagaagcaaaatccTAGctaaaggcaagctaaaagctaatacaACAAAACGTTAGCAAGAAGCAGAAAAGGTTGGCTAAAAGTTGCAAACGcctaggtaaaagctaaaaataaagtgctagctaaaagaagcaaaatgctagctaaacgccaaaagtagcaaaatgctagctaaaagctaaaactagcaaatcatttgctaaaagtagtaaaacactgttcaaaacctaaatgtagcaaactggaagctaaatgttaaaagtagctaaaggcaagcttaaagctaaaacaactaaatgtaaGAAACAGCACAATgttggctaaaagtagcaaaatactagctacaagctaaagtagcaaaaggcttcctacaaactgaaaataaaacagaagctaaaagaagacaaaaaggaagccagattttaaatatttgttttttgtaaataaagttaaaaacattttgaaaagcagAAAGTCAGAAAACCCAAATGTCTCtgcagccgtctcctgaatcAGCCGAAGGTTTCGATGTTTGAACAGCTGAAATTGCAGCAGGAGTTTTATAAAGTGTCGGTCCAACAGGAGCTGGGCTCGGAGGTTCTGGGGTTCTGCCAGGACTTCCAGGCGGTTCCTGGCTGTGGGATCAGCTGCCGGGTGTCCAACGTGGAGCATCTTCTGCAGCCGAGCGACGAGAACGAGCTGCTCCCTGCAGGTGAGTCAGACCCAGAACCagacccagaaccagaaccagaaccaagctCAAGGATTTCCTCCTCCGGTTCCAGCTGCGGGAGCGTCGTACTCCGTCCTGATCGGGAACAGGGAGTGGATGAGGAGGAACGGCCACCACATCAAAGCAGACGTCGACGCCGCCATGTCCAGCCACGAGACGAAAGGACAGACCGCCATTCTGGTGGCGATAGACGGTGAGAACGAAACGCCAGCCTGTGATTGGTCGACACGCGGCGGTTTAAAGGTCTGTTTTCTGTGGTGAGGAATGCTTGTTGCCCGCCACCGttagactctcagctactaccacagaaGGCTTGAGCCTAAAATCTGCCCAATTAaatgagttataaccatttttgtgtcagctccagttgattagctgcggtggccatcttgaattgggctgactataaaagttaataagatattttgctaacaggcagtaGTAACATTCCTGCTGAGGCGCAGTGGATACATTTATCAGTAACGTGACGCTTCAGAGGGCCAGACGGTTTGAAGCTGCGGGCCCAGTTTGGCCTGCGGACCACCAGTTGAGAAGCACTAAACGCCATTTTGTTTGGGCGTGTTTTCTGCAGGGCTTCTGTGCGCCATGCTGGCCATCGCGGACACAGTGAAAGCAGAGTCGGCGCTGGCGGTCCATACCCTCAGCAGCATGGGCATCGAGGTGGCCATGATCACCGGGGACAACCGACGCACGGCCAAGGCCATCGCGGCGCAGGTAAGGCTCCTCCCCCGAGGCACCTGCAGGCGGCGCCACATGAAGTCAGAGCTCTCGTTCGGCTGCAGGTGGGGATCAGGAAGGTGTTTGCCGAGGTGCTGCCGTCACACAAGGTGGCCAAGgttcaggagctgcaggagcgaGGCCTCCGGGTGGCCATGGTGGGAGACGGCGTCAACGACTCGCCCGCCCTGGCCTGCGCCGACGTCGGCGTCGCCATTGGCACCGGCACAGACGTGGCCATCGAGGCTGCGGACATCGTCCTGATCCGAGTAGGTGGCGTCTCCGCTTCCAATCGTTGTTCAgaagtgaagaaaaatgtttgtctcACCTCGCTAACAGGAAGTCAATCACAGTGACACgctcttttttattaaagtctaaaaaacactaaagtaaactaaatttattaaaaatgcacatttgacccacagcagcagaactacGTGAATCAACAAGCAGCTGATCTGAAGTATTTATCTATCGTTCAGTCAGGAAAATGAGGGGCGGAGCTTAATAAAACGTACTGAAATCAGCTCCGCTCGCTCTCTGTGGCTTCAGCTACCGGCTTCCTGTCCCCTCTCTAGTCCTAGTCTGTCTCTGTCCCCCCGCAGAGCGACCTGCTGGACGTGGTGGCGAGCATCGAGCTGTCCAAGAAGACGGTTCGCCGGATCAGGATCAACTTCGTCTTCGCCCTCATTTACAACCTGCTGGGGATTCCAGTGGCTGCAGGTGAGGACTCGCTCCTCCGAGTGTTGGCGCTGATCGGACGGTGGTCTGACGCCGGTCTGTGGTGCCTCCAGGTGTCTTCATGCCGGCGGGCCTCGTCCTCCAGCCTTGGATGGGTTCTGCTGCGATGGCTGCCTCGTCCGTGTCGGTGGTTCTGTCCTCcctgctgctcaggatgtgAGACCGACCGACGATCTGTCACCGTACGGCTTGTCCCCCGAGACGAGAggctaatatttatttattttaccttccCGACCCCCCCGCTGGCTCCTGCAGGTACAAGAAGACCTCGGTGGAGCTGTACAAGGCTCGGGCCCGGGGCCAGGTGGGGAGCCTTCGCTCGTCTCAGATCAGCGCACATCACGGCCTGAACGGCGCCGCTCAGAACCCCGTGGCGCCCGGCCCGGGTGTAGCGGGCGGCGGCGGCGAGGAGCAGCACCGCCAGGAGCGGGGCCGCCACTCGCTCC
Coding sequences within:
- the atp7b gene encoding copper-transporting ATPase 2, which produces MTSGRRAPPRLLSRARITFWTFALRRCLGEEKAEAADMFPSKSPQNRHGSGSGSGSGEQIRLVECACKPDCTCGSSCGTRPCAAELKRNAPDAEQRGFDNLAYEYGSQKELHPPPKAASRTTFRLPGLTWERRAVETTLLRLGGVLAVSWSGPGALLQVDYDASATAAADIALQLQSLGCAVEAAAQLKVDGMRCQSCVRSIEGRIGGLPGVSRVQVSLQDGVAVIVHQPLIITQQELKDKIEDMGFDAVLSPEDPSGGDQSCWTEDFLKTVTLWIGGMTCGSCVQSVEGRICEVPGVKSVVVSLEEKMGEITFDPSWAEPERLRALIQEMGFDASLKESNGSIRSQEDQNLPDPQWSSSAPISNGSGSQVTPAETKVQKCFICVTGMTCASCVANIERHVLKHKGIRSVLVSLMAGKAEVKYDPDVLNAAAVTQLIQDLGFGAKLMEDDAATHGELDLLVSGVTCASCVRSIESKLASTKGILSASVALATKKAHIQFDPEVLGARDIVRVIQSLGFEAGLEKSEFKNNLDHTEEIQQWKNSFLLSLVFGLPVMGLMIYMMVMDGQHQDHGGSMPEEQNILPGLSLLNLAFFLLCTPVQIFGGRYFYIQAYRSLKHRVANMDVLIVLATSIAYIYSCVVLIVAMAERADQSPVTFFDTPPMLFVFIALGRWLEHVAKRKTSEALAKLVSLQATDATVVTLGADHAVVSEEQVVVELVQRGDVVKVAPGGRFPVDGRVIEGSSMADESLITGEPMPVSKKVGSLVIAGSINAHGALLVEATHVGPDTTLSQIVKLVEEAQTSKAPIQQFADRLSGYFVPFIVLVSLLTLGAWLVVGFLDFDVVKENFPGYNQNISKAEVIVRFAFQASITVLAIACPCSLGLATPTAVMVGTGVGAQNGILIKGGEPLEMAHKISVVMFDKTGTITNGVPQVTRVLVLWDVARMPLRKVLALVGTAEASSEHPLGAAVAKYCRDELGSEVLGFCQDFQAVPGCGISCRVSNVEHLLQPSDENELLPAAAGASYSVLIGNREWMRRNGHHIKADVDAAMSSHETKGQTAILVAIDGLLCAMLAIADTVKAESALAVHTLSSMGIEVAMITGDNRRTAKAIAAQVGIRKVFAEVLPSHKVAKVQELQERGLRVAMVGDGVNDSPALACADVGVAIGTGTDVAIEAADIVLIRSDLLDVVASIELSKKTVRRIRINFVFALIYNLLGIPVAAGVFMPAGLVLQPWMGSAAMAASSVSVVLSSLLLRMYKKTSVELYKARARGQVGSLRSSQISAHHGLNGAAQNPVAPGPGVAGGGGEEQHRQERGRHSLLDQPDFIV